DNA sequence from the Salvia splendens isolate huo1 chromosome 19, SspV2, whole genome shotgun sequence genome:
tacttcacttttcactcttagcatgattatttttgggacaattcaacattgatattataattagatcagagcaagaagaaacagaaaggggctacatctgaaatgcatagctaaaatctcacaaaattcaaatactacactacatcccatcataaaaattgcaacgatagcttatcacctaatgttaattccctaattaaaggaaatcaaaactaagaaaaacagaagaTAAATTGGGAAATGCAGGCTAAATTATATCATAGATCTGTGTGTTCCCGCTCGGGGTCAGATGCCACGATCATGTGCGACAAGATGTCGTAGAGCGGCCCGCCCTTGGCCATcgcctccttcttctccttgatcaccgcgatgagctccttccggagcgccgccgccgccttgttGACGGTGGCGGTGTTGTTGGCCGCTGGAAGAGTGATGATTGGAGACACCGATGCAGATTCCTTCGTCGGGGAAAGAGAGTCACTTGAATCgcgaaaatattgataatttccAATCGAATTCCTCTTCAATCGGACGAATCGGCGGTAGGAGAGCTGAGAACTATTTTGTAggagaaggaagaggaggagaagagaagaatgcggtttctttttcaaatgccaatgatgtaatctaattttggatgtgcaatgaccattatacccccgccttattattgtggagtaaatttgtgattgagggaactaatatctcattaaattcaaaaattaatactagcccttgatttttttgatcttgtggctattatttgttctctagttatatggttaagaggtgtttgccatagatcatgaccatatatatatatatatatatgtgaccatatatatatatatatatatatatatggatgtattcatttccttttcctatatttcctcctttttccttcttaatatcaaccattagattagagaaatggacggtccagatcaacattgggtaattaatcccgtgttgcattatttgtcatattttgtgcattatgagggtacaatagtaatctaataatggctggaaaccgctacgaataatgcaccacatggtcacgagtaatgcatataattgcctatataatgcacaatatgtgaactgcaatgcatacgaacaagatgtgctgtgttatgatgtttgacacacgtttcttgtttcccctaagggtttaataagcttaggggctagggtatagtacgtagacatgtatgtaatcttcacatggtaacgagtaatgcatataattgactatataatgcgcaatttgtgaactgcaatgcatacgaacaagatgtgatgtgttatgatgtttgacacacgtttcttgtttcccctaagggtttaataagcttaggggctagggtatagtacgtacgcattaataacaaattataaaacgatacgaataattcaccaaattgtcacgagtaatggatgttattaactatataatgcacaatatgtgaactgcaatgcatacgaataagatgtaccatgttatgttgtttgacacacgtttcttgtttcccctaagggtttaataagcttaggggctagggtatagtacgtagacattactaaatgcacgtatgtaatcttcaatccgttgattaacccatatacacaatacctctaataatgcataatatactgagataatgacaattaacagctacataatgcactacctaaaccaaataatgcacatacgtatattccaataacaacaatttgttagtaatgtctacgtactataccctatcccctaagcttattaaacccttagggaaacaagaaatgtgtgtcaaacatcataacatggtacatcttattcgtatgcattgcagttcacatattgtgcattatatagttaataacatccattactcgtgacaatttggtgaattattcgtatcgttttataatttgttattaatgcgtacgtactataccctagcccctaagcttattaaacccttaggggaaacaagaaacgtgtgtcaaacatcataacacaacacatcttgttcgtatgcattgcagttcacaaattgtgcattatatagtcaattatatccattactcgttaccatgtgaagattacatacgtgtctacgtactataccctagcccctaagcttattaaacccttaggggaaacaagaaacgtgtgtccaaacatcataacatggtacatcttattcgtatgcattgcagttcacatattgtgcattatatagtcaattatatgcattactcgtgaccatgtggtgcattattcgcagataccaaaatgtggcagttacttttccgtcaaatgtcaataataaccatgtaatgcatacaaccaccttctataatgcaacacggaaccagttttatagaatcaatctgatccgttgatgccttagatctaacgcgtaatattaagaaggaaaaaggatctaagatgtgaaaaggagaataacgctcccctatatatatatatacatactctTGCTTACAAAATATTATTTGCATTCACTTGATATTTAGCTCCCAAGGATGTCTTGAAAGTAACTACTTGCACTTTATTTTCCGACAAAATACTTAGGTTATCCCAAATTTGACATCACAACAATACTTCTCATAAGAAGTACAACAATTACAATACGGAAAGGAGCTTAGTAagttttattactctaattAAATCCGATTTATCTTGAAAGAAGGGATCGAAAATTTGGGGTgtcataatataattattatcgaACCCCAGTTAATTTGAAGCCTTTTGGGTGGGATTCAACAACAAATCCGTATACCCAATACGAATAATACTCTATTAAACTAAATTTACAGTTGACAGTCTTAACAATTTTGAAACTATatttagagtttttttttatttttgttgtaagATTCTTTTACACATAGTGTTCCCCCTCTATTTTTTCGGAATTTaggaattataattcaaatataCATGGATTGAGCCAATTCTCAGTTCGGATATAATTGCATTACACCGACATGATAAATGTTCCTAACatttttgaaattatatttggagtttttttgtattattcttttGTTGTAAGATTCTTTTACACATAGTGTTCCCTCTAATTTTTTGCGGAATTTAGGGATTataatcaaatatatatggattTAGCCAATTCACAGTTCGGATATAATTGCATTACACCGACATGATAAATGTCTTACACGGTTACACCAACCCAATTATTAAACTACagatatatagtactagtacaaATGATCGTAAAAAAGAAAccaaataattttgaaattggagAGATGCGATAGTGAGAACAGCCTACCCAAATGCTACTGCCCACAATTCATTAATCATTACAATAGAAACTACACAAAATATTTGATGGCCAGTCATATTAATAATAACGAAATTCGATTTATGAATTGCAATTATCATAGATTAACTAATTACCGATCACTGAGCTAAGTATTTCACATCccacaaacaaataaaataacattgtATATAACTTCGAATTAGAGAAACAAAAACTGAAAGATTATTGTATGTGTTTAGTGTGATGATAACATCACCACTCATTTTCAAATCAACAAATTTTGTAATACTAGTACAATACAAACATAATGAAAACATCGACTATGCACATTTCAAGTAACCTCTACATTTTCAAATTgagtaatatattaaataagaagaaattttaaaaaaagaagaagcaaatctatgaatttttttaattaaaggcAACTGGTGTGAAAGAATGTGATGAGTTAGAAAGATAGGCTTTTATTTTCCACCATTCATCAAAGATAATAGATGGGAGAAAAAAACTATTATCTTGAAACCCTTTTTCTTTTCCTGCTTTTTTGCTCTCAAAAAAcaaagagagggagaggggctTAAGAAGATAACAGAAAATGGCACTTAGAATGTGGGCTTCTTCTACAGCAAATGCTCTGAGACTCTCAACTTGTGCTTCAAAATCTCCTGCCTTTAGAGCCTTTTCAACTGGTTTTTTTTAACTTGACCttcaaaaatctttttttttgtttttttttaaattttgaaagaaTGCTATCTATGCTACTTAACATATATGTTGGTGATTTTGCAGTGTTGGATGATTTGAAGTATGCTTCTTCGCATGAATGGGTGAAGCATGATGGCCCTGTGGCCACCATTGGAATCACAGACCATGCACAGGTgagcttctctctctttctcaatCATATAAATTCTGAGTTGTTGAGAATGTATTATGTATGTATTCAGGAGCATTTAGGAGAACTTGTGTTCGTGGAGCTGCCAGAGCCCGGGA
Encoded proteins:
- the LOC121778509 gene encoding glycine cleavage system H protein, mitochondrial-like isoform X2; amino-acid sequence: MALRMWASSTANALRLSTCASKSPAFRAFSTVLDDLKYASSHEWVKHDGPVATIGITDHAQEHLGELVFVELPEPGKEVKQGTGFGAVESVKATSDVNSPISGEVVEINSKLADSPGLGRDDSKRTRLDYGRTDGAQERELC